One part of the Acidobacteriota bacterium genome encodes these proteins:
- the hpt gene encoding hypoxanthine phosphoribosyltransferase, with product MAPAAAPHTLLFSADQIRYRVREIATAIENDAPPGETVHLVGVLTGGFVFLADLVRALSRPVTVDFVRCSSYGNRTVTSGEVLWSLVPRDVHGRYVVVVDDIVDSGLTLRAIRNHLEDQQPVRLRAACLLDKPARRRCHVPVEFVGFSVDDVFVVGYGLDHAEQYRHLPYIARLDDNQPTAGDLPTDAATDRGQN from the coding sequence ATGGCTCCTGCAGCCGCGCCACACACGCTTCTTTTCTCCGCGGATCAAATCCGCTACCGCGTGAGGGAGATCGCGACGGCCATCGAAAACGACGCGCCTCCCGGCGAGACCGTCCATCTCGTAGGAGTGCTGACCGGCGGGTTCGTGTTTCTCGCCGATCTGGTGCGTGCGCTGTCGAGGCCGGTCACGGTTGATTTCGTCCGTTGCTCCAGCTACGGGAATCGGACCGTTACGTCCGGCGAGGTGCTCTGGAGTCTCGTGCCGCGTGATGTCCACGGACGCTACGTCGTGGTTGTCGACGACATTGTCGACAGTGGCCTGACCCTGCGCGCGATTCGGAACCACCTGGAGGATCAGCAACCGGTACGACTCCGCGCCGCCTGTCTTCTGGACAAGCCGGCGCGGCGCCGCTGTCACGTGCCGGTCGAGTTCGTCGGGTTTTCCGTCGACGATGTATTCGTCGTCGGCTACGGACTGGACCACGCGGAGCAGTACCGCCACCTTCCCTATATCGCCAGGCTCGATGACAATCAGCCAACCGCCGGCGACCTCCCGACGGACGCCGCGACGGACCGCGGTCAGAACTGA
- a CDS encoding nodulation protein NfeD encodes MSLRHARRRIRPGLWLTLISWGLLLAGAIAHPFLQAQEPEGNTSEGNGDSARRTDRALVYAADVDALIHPVSAEFIAQTIEKADADSADFVVLTLRTPGGLVDSTREINQSIIEADTPVAVWVGPSGARAASAGFLITIAADIAAMAPGTHIGAAHPVSGTGEAMDETAAEKAASDVAAYARSLASRRGRNISLAEEAVTESRSFTEEEALEADPPLIDLIADDVDDLIAQLEGRDIRRWDGTSVVVQLDGADIQPVEMTWRQRLLSAVAHPQIAVLLFSLGSLGLTIELWNPGSIVPGVVGGLCLLLAFFAFQILPTNYVGLLLIAFGLLLLVAEMFTPTFGILATGGLVSMLMGGLLLFDSELPELQLGWPFLLGTMLALGFITAALAHLGIRAHRMRAVTGRSGMIDSPGRALGPIPAGGSGRVETHGEIWTAVADDPIGDGDAVRVVAVEGMTLRVERAGAKKP; translated from the coding sequence ATGTCACTCAGGCATGCCCGCCGCCGAATCCGTCCGGGCCTTTGGCTAACCCTCATCAGTTGGGGCCTCCTGCTCGCGGGCGCCATCGCCCATCCCTTTCTGCAGGCGCAGGAACCAGAAGGGAATACGAGTGAAGGAAACGGTGACAGCGCTCGCCGTACCGACCGCGCGCTCGTTTACGCGGCTGACGTCGACGCGCTGATACATCCGGTCTCCGCCGAGTTCATCGCGCAGACGATCGAGAAGGCGGATGCCGATAGTGCCGACTTTGTTGTCCTGACGCTTCGCACACCAGGTGGCCTTGTCGACTCCACACGCGAGATCAATCAATCGATCATCGAGGCGGATACGCCGGTTGCCGTCTGGGTAGGTCCCAGCGGAGCGCGCGCCGCATCGGCGGGTTTCCTCATCACGATTGCGGCCGATATCGCGGCCATGGCGCCCGGCACACACATCGGCGCCGCACATCCGGTCTCCGGCACTGGCGAGGCGATGGACGAAACGGCGGCCGAGAAGGCAGCTTCCGATGTTGCCGCGTACGCCCGGTCCCTAGCCAGCCGTCGCGGACGGAATATCTCGCTGGCGGAGGAGGCGGTTACCGAGAGCCGGTCGTTCACGGAAGAAGAAGCGCTGGAGGCGGACCCACCGCTTATCGATCTGATCGCTGACGATGTCGACGATCTGATCGCTCAGCTCGAGGGCCGCGACATTCGCCGGTGGGATGGCACGTCCGTTGTAGTCCAGCTCGATGGCGCCGACATCCAGCCGGTCGAAATGACCTGGCGGCAGAGGCTCCTCAGCGCGGTGGCGCATCCGCAGATTGCCGTGCTGCTGTTCAGCCTCGGCAGCCTTGGCCTGACCATCGAGCTGTGGAATCCCGGCAGTATTGTGCCGGGTGTCGTGGGTGGTCTTTGTCTCTTGCTGGCGTTCTTCGCGTTTCAGATCCTGCCCACGAATTATGTCGGCCTCTTATTGATCGCATTCGGATTGCTGCTTCTCGTAGCCGAGATGTTTACGCCGACGTTCGGCATTCTCGCGACCGGCGGCCTCGTCAGCATGCTGATGGGGGGATTGCTGCTGTTCGACTCCGAACTGCCGGAGCTGCAGCTCGGATGGCCCTTCCTGTTGGGCACGATGCTGGCGCTGGGGTTCATAACCGCCGCGTTGGCGCACCTGGGGATTCGAGCCCACCGGATGCGCGCGGTGACGGGCCGCTCCGGTATGATCGACTCGCCGGGGCGGGCGCTCGGGCCTATCCCGGCTGGCGGGTCGGGTCGTGTGGAAACGCACGGCGAGATCTGGACGGCGGTTGCCGATGACCCGATAGGTGACGGTGATGCCGTGCGGGTTGTCGCGGTCGAGGGGATGACGTTGCGGGTCGAGCGGGCGGGAGCGAAGAAACCATGA
- a CDS encoding arginine--tRNA ligase translates to MILPVHQELRSRVRDALVKLYGLAPDQLPDIVVQSPPRRAMGDLGITVAFELARTLRKAPKTIAAELIDALGSIDGISDVVAAPNGYVNIFLRRAAFTRRLFSPDPGADRASVVSTPTRGKAIVEHTAINPNKAAHIGHLRNAALGDTLARVLRFLDLPVEVQNYIDDTGVQVADVVVGFEQLERMSCDDVAALADQPRFDHYCWDLYAAVTRWYHEDETRLEHRTRTLHDLEHGSDPSAALGALIADRIVRCHLATLARMNIEYDLLTRESDILHLRFWARAFEVLQKAGAIHLAESGPQAGCWVMPIEDGAEAGERSGPKSSTKVIVRSNSTVTYVGKDIAYQFWKFGLLGCDFRYAPHSIQRSGHPLWTTTSNASGAAGGARQPEIRFGSASSVYNVIDTRQSYLQQLLAQALDAAGRPQEAARSTHVSYEMVALSRQTAEALGFAIGADANQRVVEVSGRKGLGVKADDLLDRLADAARSEVAARHDDLAQDPAETNRIAGIIACAAIRYFMIKYSRGKLIAFDIDEALSFEGESGPYLQYAAVRATNILRKLADAEGTDEKALVAALNDLSDTPLTTDPESETWSLILEASRLDEVADQSIRSLELSVLAKYAFNLAQQFNAFYHRAPVVAESDRATRLWRAAAVLHVRNQLTRALSLMGCEVPPRM, encoded by the coding sequence ATGATCCTCCCGGTCCATCAGGAGTTGCGGTCACGCGTTCGCGACGCGCTCGTCAAGCTCTATGGACTCGCGCCGGACCAACTGCCGGACATCGTTGTCCAGTCGCCGCCGCGGCGCGCGATGGGCGACCTCGGGATCACTGTCGCCTTCGAACTCGCGCGGACCCTGCGCAAGGCGCCCAAGACCATCGCGGCCGAGCTGATCGACGCCTTGGGAAGTATCGACGGCATTTCGGATGTCGTTGCGGCACCCAACGGCTACGTCAACATCTTCCTGCGCCGCGCGGCATTCACCCGGCGCCTGTTCTCGCCCGACCCCGGCGCCGACCGCGCCTCGGTGGTCTCGACACCGACCCGGGGCAAAGCGATCGTGGAACACACCGCCATCAACCCCAACAAGGCGGCGCACATCGGTCATCTGCGCAATGCCGCCCTCGGCGACACACTTGCTCGCGTGCTCCGCTTCCTCGACCTCCCCGTGGAAGTGCAGAACTACATCGATGACACCGGCGTCCAGGTAGCGGACGTCGTGGTCGGCTTCGAGCAGCTCGAGCGGATGTCCTGCGACGACGTCGCCGCGCTCGCCGATCAACCGCGGTTCGATCACTACTGCTGGGACCTCTACGCCGCCGTGACTCGTTGGTACCACGAGGACGAGACGCGCCTCGAACACCGCACACGCACGCTGCACGACCTCGAGCACGGCTCAGACCCGTCCGCCGCGCTCGGCGCACTCATCGCCGACCGGATCGTCCGATGCCACCTTGCGACGCTGGCCCGGATGAACATCGAGTACGACCTGCTAACCCGCGAAAGCGACATCCTGCACCTGCGTTTCTGGGCGCGAGCATTCGAAGTACTGCAGAAGGCAGGGGCGATCCACCTCGCAGAGTCCGGGCCCCAGGCCGGCTGCTGGGTGATGCCAATCGAAGACGGCGCTGAGGCCGGAGAGCGAAGCGGACCGAAGTCCTCAACGAAGGTCATCGTCCGCTCCAATAGCACCGTCACCTACGTCGGCAAGGACATCGCGTACCAGTTCTGGAAATTCGGCCTCCTGGGCTGCGACTTCCGCTACGCGCCGCACAGCATCCAGCGATCCGGCCATCCGCTCTGGACAACGACATCCAACGCCTCGGGCGCGGCTGGAGGCGCGCGACAGCCGGAGATTCGTTTCGGCAGCGCGTCGAGCGTCTACAACGTGATCGATACGCGCCAGTCGTACCTGCAGCAGCTTCTCGCTCAGGCACTCGACGCCGCCGGGCGGCCGCAGGAGGCGGCGCGCTCGACTCACGTCTCGTACGAAATGGTCGCCCTTTCCCGACAGACCGCCGAGGCGCTCGGTTTTGCGATCGGGGCCGATGCGAATCAGCGTGTCGTCGAGGTGTCCGGTCGCAAGGGTCTAGGAGTCAAAGCGGACGATCTCCTCGACCGTCTTGCCGACGCCGCACGCAGCGAAGTAGCGGCGCGTCACGACGATCTGGCCCAGGATCCGGCCGAGACGAACCGGATCGCCGGCATCATTGCCTGCGCGGCGATCCGCTATTTCATGATCAAGTACTCGCGCGGCAAGCTGATCGCGTTCGACATCGACGAAGCGCTGAGCTTCGAGGGAGAGAGCGGACCCTACCTGCAGTACGCTGCCGTTCGCGCGACGAACATCCTGCGCAAGCTGGCCGACGCGGAGGGGACGGACGAGAAGGCCCTGGTTGCCGCCCTGAACGATCTGTCCGATACGCCATTGACTACGGATCCGGAGTCAGAGACCTGGTCGCTCATCCTCGAAGCCTCGCGACTGGACGAGGTCGCCGATCAATCGATCCGCTCACTCGAGCTGTCGGTACTGGCGAAGTACGCATTCAACCTGGCCCAGCAGTTCAACGCCTTCTACCACCGCGCTCCGGTCGTCGCCGAATCCGATCGAGCCACCAGACTCTGGCGCGCCGCCGCGGTACTTCACGTGCGCAACCAGTTGACGAGGGCTCTCTCCCTGATGGGTTGCGAAGTCCCCCCACGCATGTAG
- a CDS encoding slipin family protein, translating to MNIGPELIFLVVVLLYLANSVKILNEYERAVIFRFGKLYPRSKGPGVILVFAPIDRMVRVSLRTIVMDVPPQDVITKDNVSVKVNAVVYFRVMDPQRSVVEVENFHYATSQLAQTTLRSVLGQVELDGLLSERESLNQQLQQILDTHTDPWGVKVSSVEVKHVDLPVDMQRAMARQAEAEREKRAKIIHAEGEYIASEKLSEAAGIMSRQPLAPVLRYLQTLTEIAGEKNSTIVFPMPMDLPGMLGSLGGGAAGGARTPAEGKTDKPA from the coding sequence ATGAACATCGGACCGGAACTGATCTTTCTTGTCGTCGTCCTGCTGTACCTGGCGAACTCGGTCAAGATCCTCAACGAGTACGAGCGGGCGGTCATCTTCCGGTTCGGCAAGCTCTATCCCAGGTCGAAGGGACCGGGCGTCATCCTGGTCTTTGCCCCTATCGATCGGATGGTGCGTGTCAGCCTGCGAACCATCGTCATGGATGTGCCGCCGCAGGACGTCATCACGAAGGACAACGTCTCGGTCAAGGTGAACGCGGTGGTCTACTTCCGCGTGATGGATCCGCAGCGTTCCGTCGTCGAGGTGGAGAACTTCCACTACGCGACTTCGCAGCTTGCCCAGACGACATTGCGCAGCGTGCTCGGCCAGGTCGAACTCGACGGACTGCTGTCGGAACGAGAATCGCTCAATCAGCAGCTGCAGCAGATTCTCGACACCCACACCGACCCATGGGGCGTAAAGGTGTCGTCGGTCGAAGTGAAGCATGTCGATCTGCCGGTTGACATGCAGCGCGCCATGGCCCGCCAGGCGGAGGCTGAGCGCGAGAAGCGGGCGAAGATCATCCACGCGGAGGGTGAGTACATCGCGTCGGAGAAGCTGTCGGAAGCGGCGGGGATCATGTCGCGCCAGCCGCTGGCGCCCGTCCTTCGCTACCTGCAGACACTGACCGAGATAGCGGGCGAAAAGAACTCTACGATCGTCTTCCCGATGCCGATGGACCTGCCAGGCATGCTGGGTAGCCTTGGCGGCGGCGCCGCTGGTGGCGCCAGGACGCCAGCCGAAGGCAAGACGGACAAGCCCGCGTGA
- a CDS encoding SPOR domain-containing protein, giving the protein MTSGPHAQVRLSPKQVVFLFVVTAVVGVLVFLCGVLVGRGVPLAQMLSGELDNVRTAAFDASEPPAVVSTPRREPATAALAGADLTYPERLGGPFTAVRDALGALPAASRERAPADGPSPTQPIITPVRESGYALQVSALRDRTAAEQLAKRLTERGYPAFVAIPLESAPIAMFTVRVGPFADRPEAEQVLERLESEDAFSPWITR; this is encoded by the coding sequence GTGACGAGCGGACCACACGCCCAGGTTCGTCTCAGCCCCAAGCAGGTGGTTTTTCTCTTCGTGGTAACCGCCGTGGTTGGGGTACTCGTCTTCCTGTGCGGAGTATTGGTCGGTCGGGGAGTTCCGCTCGCGCAGATGCTGAGCGGCGAGCTTGACAATGTACGAACGGCCGCGTTCGACGCCAGCGAACCACCGGCTGTCGTCAGCACACCCCGACGGGAGCCCGCTACCGCGGCGCTGGCCGGCGCGGACCTGACGTACCCGGAGCGACTCGGCGGACCGTTCACAGCCGTCCGGGATGCGCTCGGCGCCTTGCCGGCTGCGTCCCGGGAACGGGCGCCAGCGGATGGTCCTTCTCCGACACAGCCGATCATTACCCCGGTACGGGAGAGTGGTTACGCGCTGCAGGTGTCGGCCTTACGGGATCGAACCGCCGCGGAGCAGCTGGCGAAGCGACTGACCGAGAGGGGCTACCCGGCGTTCGTCGCGATTCCATTGGAGTCCGCACCCATCGCGATGTTCACCGTGCGCGTTGGGCCGTTCGCCGACCGGCCGGAGGCCGAGCAGGTCCTTGAACGACTCGAAAGCGAGGACGCGTTCAGTCCCTGGATCACGCGCTAG
- the lnt gene encoding apolipoprotein N-acyltransferase translates to MLVGVTFGPALLAAFSGLLLVFSFPHLGHGTVAWVALAPLLVAVAGASPRRALRLGLLTGIVHFAGTVYWIPAVVVHFGGLPTPVAWGVHALLVLVLAMFPALFAAGLANLVARHGPLALFLAPAVWVTTELGRMYLFTGFPWALVGYSQMDMVMLAQTASIAGVLGVSALVLLLNAAVAYLLVAGTRARIAPLAAVALVWVAAAGFGAWRLADGALLTAGVPLRVAALQGNIAQDEKWDPQSADAIINTYLDQTREAVERGATLVVWPEAATPYPFDRDPRAEDIRAAARSGGAHLLIGTTEVSRNQDDETNYYNAAYLLDAGGGTAAIYRKQHLVPFGEYVPFRDLLFFVSPLVETVGAFTPGQDATTLPVEGRPIGAAICYEMIYPALVRELVLAGSQLLTTVTNDAWYGRSAAPHQHFQQAAMRAIEEGRFVVRAANTGISGIVDPYGRVLVRSALFQPAVLAGEVRLLDGLTVYGRIGDLPAYVLAFTSIAALVWRRRER, encoded by the coding sequence GTGCTGGTTGGTGTAACGTTCGGACCTGCGCTGCTGGCTGCGTTCTCCGGCCTGCTGCTCGTCTTCAGTTTCCCGCATCTCGGCCACGGTACGGTGGCATGGGTGGCGCTGGCGCCGTTGCTCGTGGCGGTTGCGGGCGCCTCGCCGAGGCGGGCGCTGCGACTCGGTCTGCTGACCGGCATCGTCCATTTTGCCGGCACGGTCTACTGGATTCCCGCCGTAGTGGTCCACTTCGGTGGCCTACCGACGCCCGTGGCGTGGGGCGTACATGCGCTTCTGGTTCTGGTTCTTGCGATGTTTCCGGCGCTGTTTGCCGCCGGGTTGGCGAATCTCGTCGCACGCCATGGTCCGCTGGCGCTCTTCCTGGCGCCGGCCGTCTGGGTAACGACCGAATTGGGCCGCATGTACCTCTTCACCGGTTTCCCTTGGGCGCTGGTCGGTTACAGCCAGATGGACATGGTCATGCTTGCCCAGACCGCGAGCATCGCGGGCGTCCTGGGAGTGTCGGCGCTCGTGCTGTTGCTCAACGCGGCGGTGGCGTACCTGTTGGTCGCTGGCACGCGAGCGCGGATCGCTCCCCTCGCGGCCGTCGCACTGGTCTGGGTAGCCGCCGCCGGTTTCGGTGCCTGGCGTCTCGCCGACGGTGCACTGCTGACGGCTGGCGTGCCGCTCCGCGTTGCAGCGCTTCAAGGCAACATCGCGCAGGACGAGAAATGGGATCCGCAGAGCGCCGACGCAATCATCAACACGTATCTCGATCAGACGCGTGAGGCAGTGGAACGTGGCGCCACTCTTGTCGTTTGGCCGGAAGCGGCAACCCCGTATCCTTTCGACCGAGATCCACGCGCCGAGGACATTCGCGCGGCGGCGCGCAGCGGCGGCGCACACCTTCTGATCGGGACTACCGAGGTTTCACGGAACCAAGACGACGAAACGAACTACTACAACGCGGCGTACCTGCTGGATGCCGGCGGCGGAACGGCGGCCATCTACCGTAAACAACACCTAGTGCCGTTCGGCGAGTACGTACCGTTCAGGGACCTGCTTTTCTTCGTCTCACCTCTCGTCGAGACGGTCGGCGCCTTTACCCCGGGCCAGGACGCAACTACGCTGCCGGTGGAGGGACGGCCGATTGGCGCGGCGATCTGCTACGAGATGATCTATCCGGCGCTGGTACGCGAGTTAGTGCTCGCCGGGAGCCAACTGCTCACGACTGTCACGAACGATGCCTGGTACGGGCGCTCAGCCGCGCCGCACCAGCATTTTCAGCAGGCGGCAATGCGGGCGATCGAAGAGGGTCGATTTGTAGTTCGTGCCGCGAACACCGGCATCAGCGGCATTGTCGATCCCTATGGTCGCGTGTTGGTCCGATCAGCCTTGTTCCAGCCCGCCGTGCTGGCCGGCGAGGTCAGGCTGCTCGACGGCCTGACGGTCTATGGACGCATCGGCGATCTGCCGGCGTACGTGTTAGCGTTCACTTCGATCGCGGCTCTGGTCTGGCGCCGGCGCGAGCGTTAG
- a CDS encoding molybdenum cofactor guanylyltransferase — translation MSTAAILAGGQARRFGGHVKPLLPLGRQRIIDRLLRVLGSVADNVVVVLGTSEPEPFSSGNARVVSDRIPHAGPLGGLHTALSVSTSPCTLVVAGDMPFLSGPFLAHLLALGTGDAAVDAVVPRTGDGWQPLCGCYRRSCLGRIEERIQRGALKTSALLDDLRTRVLTEVELATYDEDGALLFNINTPADYSRALAIDAYRTDSLDSPW, via the coding sequence ATGTCGACGGCCGCCATTCTCGCCGGCGGGCAGGCGCGCCGGTTCGGCGGCCACGTCAAGCCGCTGCTCCCGCTCGGACGGCAACGGATCATCGACCGCCTGCTGCGGGTTCTCGGTTCTGTCGCCGACAATGTCGTCGTTGTTCTTGGCACATCGGAACCCGAGCCGTTTTCTTCCGGCAACGCCCGCGTAGTCAGCGACCGCATCCCGCACGCGGGCCCGCTTGGCGGCCTGCACACGGCGTTGTCGGTGTCGACCTCACCCTGCACGCTGGTTGTGGCCGGCGACATGCCGTTCCTGTCCGGCCCGTTCCTCGCCCACCTGCTCGCGCTGGGGACGGGCGACGCGGCGGTCGATGCCGTGGTGCCCCGCACCGGCGATGGATGGCAGCCACTGTGTGGCTGTTACCGCAGATCGTGCCTTGGCCGGATCGAAGAGCGCATCCAGCGCGGTGCGCTCAAGACGAGCGCTCTGCTGGACGACCTGCGGACGCGCGTTCTGACGGAAGTCGAACTGGCAACCTACGACGAGGATGGCGCGCTGCTCTTCAACATCAATACGCCGGCCGACTATTCCCGGGCGCTGGCCATCGACGCCTATCGCACCGATAGTCTTGACAGCCCGTGGTGA
- a CDS encoding TonB-dependent receptor, with protein sequence MAPPTRDLRLGWQLTTASLLQWALAHETRRVKLRRTECVHRARGALLLIVWFAAPGYAQVSGEIEGSVVDAQGLAVPGVTVTLSGEALIAPQAAVTLTDGSYRFRALGRGDYELTFALLGFRTVVREDVIVEGNRAIRIDAALELVEVAETITVTGDSPVVDIKTTALVNDFGVGELQEVPSATDVWSVLGQTAGVRMRGFDVGGSHKSQQTEYESFGVRNQNRVLADGVDTTEGEGGTGFYFDYYSIEEFATTAAGNDVEMTAPGSLVMMTMKSGGNDFSGLFHGDFEDERFVGDNSDADLAARGYTGNPNLLFFETHADLGGPILRDRAWFYGFYNHFRIDKAVSGVDRAIATDLGDFDSFGGKATFRLTDGDRLIGYTNWGLKEKPKRGLSTDVGPDSVLAQASWSWAHKVEWQRVWNDRTFMTAAGKHFGFGWPMVPQVDPGGQPPRLDTATGRLSGAGWFPGANGSPPFTFVRWKPQGTVKLNHYAPDLGGSHDFKVGYEFQIDSSRFGSNANSGHIRYLDDSTNGRPFHVDRIMLFSMPAEGEIAADNRNRHHALFVQDTWRPSDWLSLNLGVRYEQQHTYYLDSVSGPFFAEFFPSGTTEGRTNVVWNTWAPRLGVTFALAPGTVMKGHYGRYYVNLADAHAGANPASTAWIRYAFLDGNANGIYDGPGELGAKLDEQGATGTVSGGEGTPIDPGLPPEYVDELNLSLEHELASNTSLRFSYVRKDLSGDSGIWNAPQQTALSAGQGIACTADPDWNCPMSAVTGAPLNVQRVPDEVAGVVDNRIAAFPGIGASYDTVQVALDRRFARGFLLQASFDYQWRDEFRSASGEVRSPLYSDPLVVGSGGHGRIWQNHSLDVAARQATTNWGARLLARYTLPGEVGLSANVRHQSGWPYALIQRVDVPGTGTSLPVFLSDLSENRSENVTIVDVRLDKALALGERSRLTLMLDVYNLMNSNAVTNFSLRTGDDGRVIAALDPVAVKLGVRVQF encoded by the coding sequence CTGGCGCCTCCCACGCGTGACCTACGACTAGGATGGCAGCTGACCACTGCGAGCCTGCTCCAATGGGCTCTCGCGCATGAAACCAGGAGAGTGAAGTTGCGAAGAACCGAGTGTGTCCACCGGGCGCGTGGCGCCCTGCTGTTGATTGTGTGGTTCGCAGCGCCGGGATATGCCCAGGTCTCGGGTGAAATCGAAGGAAGCGTCGTGGACGCTCAGGGGCTCGCGGTGCCGGGCGTCACCGTGACGCTGTCCGGCGAGGCCCTGATCGCGCCGCAGGCGGCGGTGACCCTGACGGACGGGTCGTACCGCTTCCGGGCGCTGGGGCGCGGCGACTACGAACTCACGTTTGCCCTGCTCGGATTCCGAACCGTCGTACGCGAGGACGTCATCGTGGAAGGAAACCGCGCGATCCGCATCGACGCCGCGCTGGAGTTGGTCGAGGTGGCCGAGACGATCACGGTGACGGGCGATTCCCCGGTAGTGGATATCAAGACAACCGCGCTGGTGAACGACTTTGGTGTAGGCGAACTACAGGAAGTCCCGTCCGCGACGGACGTCTGGTCAGTGCTGGGGCAAACGGCCGGCGTTCGGATGCGGGGGTTCGACGTTGGTGGCTCGCACAAGAGCCAGCAGACCGAGTACGAGAGCTTCGGCGTGCGCAACCAGAACCGCGTCCTGGCTGACGGTGTTGATACCACCGAGGGCGAAGGCGGAACCGGGTTCTACTTTGACTATTACTCAATCGAGGAATTCGCGACCACGGCGGCGGGCAACGACGTGGAAATGACCGCGCCCGGCTCGCTCGTCATGATGACGATGAAGAGTGGGGGCAATGATTTCAGCGGGTTGTTCCACGGCGACTTCGAGGACGAACGCTTCGTCGGGGACAACAGCGACGCGGACCTTGCCGCGCGCGGCTACACCGGCAACCCGAACCTGCTGTTCTTCGAAACGCATGCCGATCTGGGCGGACCCATCCTGCGCGACAGGGCGTGGTTCTATGGCTTCTACAACCATTTCCGCATCGACAAGGCGGTTTCGGGCGTGGATCGCGCGATCGCAACCGATCTCGGCGATTTCGATTCGTTCGGGGGCAAGGCGACGTTTCGTCTGACTGATGGCGACCGGCTGATCGGCTACACGAACTGGGGGCTGAAGGAGAAACCAAAGCGTGGCCTTTCCACCGATGTCGGTCCCGACTCGGTGCTCGCCCAGGCCAGTTGGAGTTGGGCGCACAAGGTGGAGTGGCAGCGCGTCTGGAACGACCGCACGTTCATGACCGCCGCCGGCAAGCATTTCGGATTCGGCTGGCCGATGGTGCCGCAGGTTGATCCCGGCGGGCAGCCTCCACGTCTCGACACCGCCACCGGCCGTCTGAGCGGCGCCGGGTGGTTTCCCGGCGCCAATGGGTCACCGCCGTTCACGTTCGTCCGGTGGAAACCGCAGGGCACCGTCAAACTCAACCACTACGCACCCGATCTGGGTGGCAGCCATGACTTCAAGGTGGGCTACGAGTTCCAGATTGACAGCAGCCGGTTCGGATCGAACGCCAACTCCGGACACATCCGTTACCTCGACGACAGCACGAACGGCCGACCGTTCCATGTGGACCGGATCATGCTCTTCAGCATGCCGGCCGAGGGAGAAATAGCCGCGGACAACCGGAACCGGCACCACGCCCTGTTCGTGCAGGACACATGGCGGCCCTCGGACTGGCTCTCGTTGAACCTCGGCGTTCGCTACGAGCAGCAGCACACCTACTATCTCGATTCGGTTTCCGGTCCATTCTTCGCCGAGTTCTTTCCGTCCGGAACCACCGAGGGAAGGACAAACGTGGTCTGGAATACCTGGGCGCCGCGCCTCGGTGTCACGTTCGCGCTGGCGCCGGGTACGGTGATGAAGGGACACTACGGCCGCTACTACGTGAACCTGGCCGATGCGCACGCGGGAGCCAATCCTGCCAGCACGGCGTGGATCCGGTACGCGTTCCTCGATGGGAACGCCAACGGAATCTATGACGGTCCCGGCGAACTGGGCGCCAAGCTGGACGAGCAGGGGGCCACCGGTACGGTTTCCGGAGGAGAGGGCACGCCGATCGATCCCGGGTTGCCGCCGGAGTACGTCGACGAGCTGAATCTATCCCTGGAGCACGAGCTGGCCTCGAACACGTCGCTGCGGTTTTCCTACGTCCGCAAGGACCTGAGCGGTGACAGCGGAATCTGGAACGCCCCGCAGCAGACCGCGCTGTCGGCCGGGCAGGGCATCGCGTGCACGGCGGATCCCGACTGGAACTGCCCCATGAGTGCAGTGACTGGCGCACCGCTCAACGTGCAACGCGTGCCGGACGAGGTGGCGGGTGTCGTGGATAACCGGATCGCCGCGTTTCCCGGCATCGGCGCGTCCTACGATACCGTGCAGGTGGCGCTCGACCGGCGATTTGCCCGTGGATTCCTGCTGCAGGCGAGCTTCGACTACCAGTGGCGAGACGAGTTTCGCTCGGCGTCCGGTGAAGTGCGGAGCCCGCTCTATTCGGATCCTCTTGTCGTCGGCTCCGGGGGGCACGGCCGGATCTGGCAGAACCACAGCCTCGATGTTGCCGCACGGCAGGCCACAACGAACTGGGGGGCGCGTCTGCTGGCGCGCTACACGCTGCCCGGTGAAGTCGGCCTCTCCGCCAATGTCAGACACCAGAGCGGTTGGCCGTACGCCCTGATTCAGCGCGTGGACGTTCCGGGCACCGGTACCAGCCTGCCTGTCTTTCTGAGCGACCTGTCCGAGAACCGGTCCGAGAACGTGACGATTGTGGACGTTCGCCTGGACAAGGCGCTTGCCCTCGGGGAGCGCAGCCGCCTGACGCTGATGTTGGACGTGTACAACCTCATGAACTCCAACGCGGTGACCAACTTCTCACTTCGCACGGGAGACGACGGACGCGTTATCGCCGCACTCGATCCGGTTGCGGTGAAATTGGGCGTACGGGTTCAGTTCTGA